A genomic segment from Nicotiana tabacum cultivar K326 chromosome 9, ASM71507v2, whole genome shotgun sequence encodes:
- the LOC142163806 gene encoding uncharacterized protein LOC142163806 — protein sequence MNSNQHVLNSVNLSFAATKIARLETDLQNWNIPYEPFKKIYELGNFSFIKKHNIKTCEFTIAINNSLEIIKLLYEQDLNRYRRQFNYLHIGLVQIAVKPLFRKGLDVPICVLLRDARLLNFDDSLLGVLQSNLANGPVYFNCYPNFSVDINDPNIMDTLTLNVKTKNMNSKANTREVAIIHRVYYRLMDTTLAPRCRVERVKGVTMLCS from the coding sequence atgaattcAAACCAGCATGTTTTGAATAGTGTTAATTTATCTTTTGCAGCAACTAAGATTGCTAGACTAGAAACCGATTTACAAAATTGGAATATTCCTTATGAACCTTTTAAAAAGATATATGAATTAGGAAATTTCAGTTTCATTAAGAAGCATAACATTAAGACCTGCGAGTTCACTATTGCTATTAATAATTCTCTAGAAATTATTAAACTACTTTATGAACAAGATTTGAATAGATATAGACGTCAATTCAATTACTTGCATATTGGTCTTGTCCAGATTGCTGTCAAACCTCTCTTTAGAAAAGGTTTAGACGTACCCATCTGCGTCCTTCTAAGAGATGCTCGTCTCTTGAACTTCGACGACTCTCTCTTAGGAGTCCTTCAAAGTAACCTAGCCAATGGCCCGGTATACTTTAATTGCTATCCCAACTTCTCGGTAGATATCAATGACCCAAACATCATGGATACTTTAACCTTAAACGTCAAAACCAAGAACATGAATAGCAAAGCTAATACTCGTGAAGTAGCTATCATTCATAGAGTCTATTACAGACTTATGGACACTACTCTTGCACCTAGATGTCGAGTTGAACGTGTCAAAGGAGTCACCATGCTTTGTTCCTAG